Part of the Lagenorhynchus albirostris chromosome 19, mLagAlb1.1, whole genome shotgun sequence genome, CTTCTCTGCCGGGCTCGTTTCCCTCTAGATGGCTGTGTGGTGGGATGAGAAGCTCAGGGCGAGGCTGAGAAGGCCCTGCTCTCTggttgggatttttgtttgtttgtttccaccaGGGCAATGATGTCTCTActtatttgaaaactgaaaactctgggggagggggatttTGAGAGAttgtaatttacatttatattaaatattactaATTATTGGAAGGGACTGGCCTTCCACCTCACAAAACAGCCTATGTTTCACTCTGAATTATTGCCTCATTACTTCTCCATTAATCCTTCCTCTGGAGAAAAGGATGCCTTTTACACTTCTAACGCAGTGTTGGGCCCAGTTAAACTGTACACTAAGAAACTGAGtacagaatcaaaaaaaaatgcagtttattATTGTAGATTATTCTTTCTCTTGATATAACCagaattgaaaatgaaagaaaagcacaTAGGAACATCACGCGTGGTTAGTTAGTAACTCAAGATATAAAAcaattttgcacagcaaaatatgtaaaagaaaagtaactgacaagatttttttatatttattgtggtaagatttacttttcattttgtttttaaagacaggatGTCAGTCCctgaaaataacatttactgaTTATTGCCTTTAaaactgtggatttttttttaagttacagaaAATCCAGTTCTGCACCACAATACAACTGTAAAAAAATCTGCATCATCTTAAAACTGTGCAGTAATGCCATTTTTTATAACTGCATCAATTTATTAGCGTTCTAAAcagttttgcaaattttttttgtattatatgCTTGCAGGTTATATCTTAGTGCAATTCAGTCCCAAatactttaattttgaaaaaaaaaacatacattttgaATGTAAAATACCCCTACAGATATAAACAGGGGTGCTTCCCCTTTTAATACTTTGGTTTTCAATACAGTCAGTGGTATAGCAAAGACTACACATACCCAACTTATATTTAAGTTGCAAGCACATGCTGTAtaagctacttttttttaaacagtcccCTTGCAAACTCTACCCCCCTTAACATCACAACAGTAAACAATTTAGTgcatcaatcttttaaaaaatctacagctaAACAGACCTAACTCTTTCAAATTTATCTATAACATTCCTTTATCTGTAGCATACATTTTAACTGGGCTAACAGATTATAAAAACTAGAATTAAATTATATACTAGAAACCCATAGCATTCCACATTTGACAATGaccaaaagccaaaaaaaaaaaaaaaaaaaaggaaaaagaaaaagaaaacaaaccaaaaaaaataacggggcagatttctttttttaaaaaataaattttagactGCTTTCGGCAACAGCACAATTTTAGTCCCCCCAGTGGGGCAGTCattcttattaaaaagaaagcattaaGAGTTCTTTACTGTTGGCCGTGTTAAATTTTTTAACCCATTCTGGCATCTTTAACAAGGAATCCCTTCAGTGCATTTACAATGGGAGGCTGAAGTTCTGAGTAACTCAAAGCAGTTTTGGAGCAGATGCAAACTTTCATGGGAAGAAGGCTCTACGGTTGCACTTTTTTTGTTCTGAACTCAAAAAACTCATGAGGCAATAAAACAAAAGTATGAATGCCAATGCCATAAGTCTTCGAACGTCCATTTccaagccaaaaggaaaaaaaaaagaaaaaaataattataccataCATGTCCAGCATGCAggcttttttttattaatataatgtCTCTTTTCCATAAAGTCTTTGAAACAGTTATAGTTCATTGTTGCTAAGACAAAGTAGCAAGCATCGTAATGCATGAGATGAGAATGAGTTTTTTAAATGGCAGACTAAACTCTCAGATTTGGCATCATAAGGACCAAAACTCACGAGTCACACCCAGAAGGTTGATGCAGGCTTGATTGTGGCAGGTTCATGAGGATTTTTCCCCTCTATTTTAGCATAACAATGCTCAAAAAAACCCGATGGAACTCAGCACGCTGCAAGTGTAtaacatttcacattttttttttcctttgcaagctcAATCTCATACGAAGAActcaggaggagaaaaaaaaaacttagcttttttttttcttttttttcttttatctcagaGGAGATGGGTGGAGAGGGAGTGAGGGTGGAgtgtggggaggaaaaaaaaggaggtaaCACAGCAAGCTCCAaaaactctaattaaaaaaaaaaaatccaaacaatacaaacacacacacacacagaaaatgaacaCCAGCTCatgaactgaagaagaaaaaaatatgtgaatgaTGCAGGCTTCAAAGGTGAGCATGAGGAACTCTGCCGAGATCGCTGAACATTGAGCACGTTGGGGGGGGggagtgttaaaaaaaagaaaaaacaaacaagctagCGAGTTATGGAGAATTTCAGATTGGCAATGCATGAGCCAGACAACCTGCCCCTCCCCGACTTCAAAACAGCCGTCGCCACCACCACCAACTCGGAGCacggtgtgtgttgtgtgtgtgtgtgtgtgtgtgtgcgtgtgtgtgtgtgtgtgcgcgtgtgtgcgtgcgtgtgtccgtgtgtgcgtgcgcgcaggGGGCAACTGGGGGGGGGCAAGCTCGGGAGGAGAGGGGGCGAGGCGGTGGCGAGTAAGGCTCTGGAAGTGGCAAGCCCACACCCGAGTCGGACCCCCATGGAGCACTTATCAAGGTGGCTAGCTGGGATCGCGTGTCAGACTCACATGAAAAACTCGGGAGAGGACGGGTTGTCGCTGCTCGAGCCGTTTTCTCGGAAGCCGCTGCTCACCAGCTTCTCGTATTTCTCCTTGTACGCGTCCCTCTCGCGCACCAGCCTGGAGATCTCCTGCTTGAGGTGGTCGACCTGCTGCAGCAGCTGGTTCTTCTCGGACTCCAGGACGTGCCTCTGCTGCACCCTCTTGAAGCGGCAGGACTGGGCATAGCCGCGGTTTTTCAGGGTCCGCCTCTTCTGCTTCAGCCGGATCACCTCCTCCTTGCTGACCCCGCGCAGCTGCCGGTTCAGCTCGCGCACCGACATGGTCACCAGCTGCTCGTCGGAGAAGCGGTCGTCGAAGTGCAGGCCGCCGGCGGCGTGGTGCGGGTGCAgggcgccccccgcccccgccgcgcccccgccgccgccgccgccgccgcctccgccgccgccgcccccggcgCTGGCCGGGCCGCCGCCGCCCGAGCCGCCCGCGCCACCGGCCGAGGCGGACGCGCTGCCCGCGGCGCCGGGCGCGCCGGCCGTCGGGTGATGGTGGTGGCCGgcggcgtggtggtggtggtggtggtggtagtgcgGGCCCGCGCCGCTCTGCGCGGCGGCCGCGGCGATCACGGCGGACACcacggcggcggcggggcccATCTCCTCGCCGCTGCCGCCCAGGGAGGCGCCGGCGCCGGCCCCGGCCGCCGAGGCCAGCTGCTGCGCCCCGCGCGCGTAGCCATCGAAGCCGCCCTGGAGCTGGTGGCTGTTGCTGATGAGCGCCTCGACCGCGTCCTCGGGGCTGAAGCCCAGCGCCTCGGGGTTCAGCTGCTGCGGGTAGCCGGTCATCCAGTAGTAGTCTTCCAGGTGCGCCTTCTGCTCGCTGCCCGAGCCCGGGCTGGGCGCCGagaagctgggggaagggggcaccGAGCTGCACGGCGTGCTCATGGGGGTGGAGGACAGCGAGCCCCCGGCGATGAGACGGCCACACTGGCTGATGATGCGGTCGGTCTCCACCGGTTCCTTTTTCACTTCAAACTTCATCAGATCGAAGTCATTAACATATTCCATGGCCAGGGGACTGGTGGGCAGGTCGGAGTTGCTCATTGCCAGTTCTGATGCCATTctcctgccgccgccgccgccgccgccgccgctccgcCAGATGGGCTGCAGGAGAGGGGCCAGCGGGCTGTGCTGGGTGGCCAGCGGGTGAGCCAGCTTGCCGGGCTGGGGCGCTTCTAGCTCGCGCGGCGGTGGCTGGCCCGAAACCTCCGAGCGCGCACACACACCCCCCGCCCTGCCCGCGCCCCCCGcgcccgccctccctcccccctgctcACGCCAATGTGCTTGCTCGCTCGCCCCGGCCCCTCCTCGCCTGCTCGCCTCCTAGCGCGCCGAGCCGGCGGCTTCAGGCTCGGGAAGGTCCTCTGCGGGctgcggtggcggcggcggcggcgaagCCAGAAGAGCCCGGCTGGGTGCGCGGCGTCCCCCGCTCGCCGCTCCGCTGCGCGTTTTGCATAAGGAGTGCTCGCCTCGCCGGCCCGGGCTGCAGGCGGGGCGCGCGCGGCGGCCGCTCGGGGCTGGAGGCGCGGCGGGCCGCTGTCCGGGCGGCGCGGGCCTTGGCACAGGGGAGTTAACACTTCATGCTTCTCGCCTCCTCTTctgcctggcttttttttttttttttttcctttcctctctctctctctctctctctctcaacctcGCGGTCTTCCTCCCTCCGTGCCAAGTGCAAGACAGAGGTGCAGCCGGgctggaggaaagggaggggggagcggagttctttcttgccttttttttttttaaagcgaaATAGCGAAGTCCTGGGGAAAGGCGAGGCGGAGAGCAAAAGGGGAGAGGCCGAGCCGACGAGCAGCCCGAGCTACAGCTCGAAgatgaaaaaaagattttaaagcctCTGATCCAGCAAGAAGAGTTTAAAGCAATTGCTGAGTTTTATAGCACTTGTGACGTCAGGCCCAAAAGGGAAATTGACTGGTACTCCGGACCAATGGGAGGCGGCGAGAGCGGCCGCGATTAGCATAATATAGAAACAAGGAAACTTTTCCGAGCTGTCAATCAGGGCCCAATCAGCTGACTGTCAGCTGGGACTGGCAGTCTTAACCCTTCCTGTGCCGCAGCCTCCTCGGGAGGTTGCAAAGCCCGGCGCAAAGTTTGGTGCAAGAGGGGAAGGAGTTTTCCAGGGGGACTGCGGAAACCCGGGTGGACCGGCAGGACGGTTGGCTTTACTTCGGAGCGAGAAAGGCCTGCCTTCCGGAGCCCCAGCTCGCCCGCCACTCGCTCGGCCGGGATTGgccgccgccccccgcccctcgCCCCCGCCGACCACCATCCCCAGGGTCGTGAATTCACCGGGTAGCTTTTTCTCCTTGCTCCACCTTCGGCACCCAGGTGTCCGCCCGGGGGAACCTTCCTTCCCCCGAGCCTGGCAGTGCCCGGAGCTCAAACTTGGCCCAAACTCTTTGTCCCTCTTCCCGGTGGCCGCGCGCGGGTGTGCAGGGGTCCAGACGGCGCGGAGGACGTCGCCCCGCCGCGCGCCTGCTGGGGCGGTCTGGAGTCGGCGGAAAGAGAAAGCGCGCTTTATCACCCTCTTTTAAAGGAGGTGAACTAAGTTGTTCGGGAGCCATTCCGCGCGGGGGCTGGTTGCCCGCTGGCGTCGCGTGCCCTTGCGGGGGGAGCGAACTCCTCCGCGAATTAACTCCGGGAAAGCTCGGAGTCAGGTCAGCCCGGCTCACCCTCCGGCTTCCGACTCTGGCCCGAGTTTGGCCTTTGAGATTcatttctccccccccccccactcactcactcactcactcactcacacactcactcacacacacacacacacacacacacacacacacacacacacacacccttatgaAATCTGACTCCTGTTTATCAGGGTCCCGCGCGCCCTTTGCACTTTTACGTTTCACTTAATTATTTCAGACTTGATCGTGGCGTGGAACAAGGggtacaaaaaaaacaaacacccagcCTTCACCAGCTCCCCTCGAAGGGTTAAATTTTAAACGGCGGTTTCTCGGACGGGCCCGGAAACctagagtgggggtggggtggagtggagtGGGGGGCTGCATCTCCCCCTCGGGGTCGCGGATGCTAATGACTATTCAGTTTTCTAGACCGATCCTTCTAAAGcttatgcaaaaaagaaaaaggaaggaaagagaaagaaaagaaaaaagaaccaacaACTCTGTTTCTAAGATTTTAAA contains:
- the MAF gene encoding LOW QUALITY PROTEIN: transcription factor Maf (The sequence of the model RefSeq protein was modified relative to this genomic sequence to represent the inferred CDS: deleted 2 bases in 1 codon), translating into MASELAMSNSDLPTSPLAMEYVNDFDLMKFEVKKEPVETDRIISQCGRLIAGGSLSSTPMSTPCSSVPPSPSFSAPSPGSGSEQKAHLEDYYWMTGYPQQLNPEALGFSPEDAVEALISNSHQLQGGFDGYARGAQQLASAAGAGAGASLGGSGEEMGPAAAVVSAVIAAAAAQSGAGPHYHHHHHHHAAGHHHHPTAGAPGAAGSASASAGGAGGSGGGGPASAGGGGGGGGGGGGGGGAAGAGGALHPHHAAGGLHFDDRFSDEQLVTMSVRELNRQLRGVSKEEVIRLKQKRRTLKNRGYAQSCRFKRVQQRHVLESEKNQLLQQVDHLKQEISRLVRERDAYKEKYEKLVSSGFRENGSSSDNPSSPEFFITEPTHRLEPSVGYTTFWKPQRHVLTRVFTK